Below is a genomic region from Mesorhizobium sp..
AGTGAGTCGATGACCGTACGGTCGCCGGGAGCGTAGCCGAGCGGGCCGACGAGGATCCAGTAATACACGGCGACGCCGAGCAGGGCGAGGCCCGCCACCAGCATGCCGGTGATCGCGCCGGACTTGAAGGCGATGTCGAGGCCCGCTGCCAGGCTGTTGGAGGCGGCCTGCGCGGTGCGCACGTTGGCGCGGACCGAAACGTGCATGCCGATGAAGCCGGCCGCGCCCGAAAGTACCGCGCCGATGAGGAAGCCGATCGCCGCCTGCCAGGACAGCAGCCACAGCGCGAGAAGGAAGACGACCACGCCGACGACGGCGATGGTGGTGTACTGACGGGCGAGATAGGCCTGCGCACCCTCACGGATGGCGCCCGCTATTTCCTGCATGCGTGCACTTCCCTGGTCGGCCGCGAGGACCGACTGCGTTGCCCAGATGGCGTAAACGACGGAAAGCAGGCCGCAGGCAATGACGACGTAAAGCATGGTCATGCCGAATTTCCCTTGGTTTCGTCCGGAAGAACCCCTCCCCGGACATTCGATAGGACCATGTCCGACTGAGTACGGATTCCGGTTCCTCGCTGCGGGCTTATGCTGAAGCGTCAGGCGAGCGTCAAGGTTTTGTTACCGTTTTGCCCCGGTTTCGCTGCAATGCGGAAGTGGCTGGGGCCGGTTGGCGGTCGCGACGCCGGGCCCTGACGTTCGGTCGCGGTTCAACTCACCCGGGCGCGGATCTGAACGGGTCCGCCGCCTTTCTCGCGCTTCATCTCGACCGCTTTCAGGCTCGCAATCAGGTCGCTCAGCTTGCGGAAGCCGTGATTGCGAGGATCGAAGTCCGGCAGGCGCTTGTTCAGCATCTGACCGACTGGGCCAAGATAGGCCCATCCGTCCTCGTCGGACAGGTCTTCGATGGCGACGAGGATGTCGTCGACGGGGACGCGCGCCTTAGGCTTCTCAGGCTCCTTCGCGCCGCCTTTCTCCTCCTTCAGGAGCAGATCGCAATAGAAGAAGCGGTCGCAGGCTCGGACCCAGCCAACCGACGCCTTCTGCTCGCCGAAACCGTAGACGGCCGTTCCGTCCTCACGGATACGGCTCGCCAGAGTGGTGAAGTCGCTGTCGGACGACGCAATGCAAAAGCCTTCGACCTGTCCGCGATGCAGCAGATCCATCGCCTCAATGGCGAGCTTCATGTCCGTCGCGTTCTTGCCGACGGCGGCCGGAGGAACGTGGACGGGAGTGAGCGCATGCTGGTGGACAAGGGACTGCCACGAGTTCATCGATGAACTGGCAAAGTGGCCGTAGACGCGCTTGACCGTGATCGTTCCGAGTGCCGAAGCCTCGCGGACGATGATCGGCAGATAGTCGGCACGCACATTGTCGGCATCGATGAGCAATGCGAGGCGGGCGCGACGGATGGTCGACTCGTCGGTCATTATGCTTCCTTTGGCGTAAGCCTAGCACATCTACCGGAGCCACTCGCCTGGAGAGATGCGGTTGGCTCAGGCGGTGATCTGTCGCCTCCTTTGCGCAACGAGCCAGCCCAGCGCGACGAGGCAGATGAGCGACACCGGAAAGATCACCCAGTTCAGCATGTCCCAGCCATAGGCGTTGTAGGTGATGCCCGACATAAGCGACCCGAATGCGACGGTGGAGAACAATACGAAATCGTGGAAGCCCTGCGCCCTGCCCTTTTCGGAGGGCCGATAGGCATTGGCGACCATCGCAGTCGCGCCGATGAAACCGAAATTCCAGCCGAGACCGAGCAGGATCAGCGCCGTCCAGAACTGCCAGAGCGCAATGCCGCTGAGGGCAATGACCCCGCAAACGATCAGGAGAGCGAGGCCGAGCGCGACGATCTTCTCGGCGCCGTAGCGCGTGATCAGCCGGCCGGTGAAGAAGCTCGGGGCGAACATCGCCATGACGTGCCAGGAAATGCCGAGCGTCGCCTCGTCGGGCGAAAAGCCGCAGCCGACCATCGCCAGCGGCGCGCCGGTCATGACGAAACTCATCAGCGCATAGGTCGAGACGGCGCAGAGCAGCGCGACCGCGAATTGCGGCTGGCGGACGATTTCCAGCAGAGGGCGGGCATCGTCCGCGACAGGCTGGGCGTTGGCCCGAGCGTGGGCGTGAGAACGAAGGAAGGAGAGGATCACCGCTCCGACGGCCGCAAGGCCGACGATTGCGGCAAAGGAGCCGGCGAACATCACCGGCGCGAAGAGTTCGCGGGTAAAGATGACGATCTGCGGTCCGAGGATCGCCGTGACCACGCCGCCGGCCAGCACGAAGGAGATCGCGCGCGCCTTGAAGGCGGCCGGCGCATCGTCGGCAGCGGCGAAGCGCAGTTGCTGCACGAAGGCCCCGCCGAGGCCGACGATCAAGAGGCCGGCCACGAATATCCAGAAATTGCCGCCGAAGATCGCTGCGGTTCCGATCACGCCGCCGAGCGCCGTGACGATTGTGCCGAACATGAAGCCGCTGCGCGCGCCGACCTTGCGCAGCACGGCGGCCGCCGGCAGGGCGCCGAGTGCCACACCGATATTATAGCCCGTCACCGGCGCGCTCGCCAGCGACTTGTCGGCATCGAGGAGATAGTGACCGGCGAGCGCGCCCATCGAGATGGCGATCGGCGCCGCGGACCCGACGATCGCCATGGCGGACGCGTAGATCAGCGCCGTGCGCCGAGCTTCGCGTTCCGATCCGCTCAATCCTTCGACAATGGCCACCTAGGCGTCCTTCCCCCTGCCCTCGCCGCGAACCCGACGCGCGACGCGGTCGAGTACGGCATTTACCAGCTTCGGCTCGTCCTCGGAGTAGAAGGCCTTGGCGATGTCGACATATTCCGAGACGATGACGGCCACCGGCACGTCCTCGCGCTTCATCAGTTCATAGACGCCGGCGCGGAGAATCGCCCGGAGTGTCGAATCGAGGCGCGACAGGGGCCAATCCTCGGTCAGCGACTGGCGGATGACCGGATCGACGGTCTTCTGGTTCTCGACGACGCCGGCCAGGATGGCGCGGAACCACTGCGCGTCCGCCTCGCGATAGACCTGGCCGTCGATCTCCTTGCCGAGACGAAAGGCCTCGTATTCCGACGCGATCTCGAGCAGTCCGGTGCCGGCGACGTCCATCTGGTAGAGCGCCTGGACGGCTGCGAGGCGCGCGGCGCCCCGCTTGTTGGCCGCCCGGGGCGCAGATTGCGGTTTGGCGTCGGCGCTCATCGTCAGGCTCCGAGCCGCTCGCGGATGGCGATCATGGTCAGCGCGGCGCGGGCGGCAAATCCGCCCTTGTCGCCGTCGCTCTTTCGCGCGCGCGCCCAGGCCTGCTCCTCATTCTCGGTGGTGAGGATGCCGTTGCCGATCGCAAGCGACTCGTCGACCGCCAGATCCATCAGCGCGCGGCTCGATTCGTTGGCGACGATGTCGAAATGGTAGGTGTCGCCGCGGATGACGGTGCCGAGCGCGACGTAGCCGTCATAATCGGTGCCGCCCTCTTCGGCGGCGTCGAGCGCCATCGAGATGACGGCCGGGATCTCCAGCGCGCCGGGAACCGTGATCACGTCGAAGGTCGCGCCGGCCTCCTTCAGCGCGGAGGTGGCGCCGTCCAACAGTGCATCCGCGAGCGCGTCGTGAAAGCGCGCCTCGATGACGAGAATATGGGCGCGCTCGGGTGTGGCGAACGCCTTGCCGTGGTCTGATGTGCCAGCCATAAGGAACTCCGGATTGGCGGCTGACTTAGGCCGAACCGGAAATGTCCGCAAGCGCGACTTAGCGCGCTGCGGCAGAACGCGCCTTTCAGCGCTTCAAGAACCGCTCGTGCTGGCGAACGGCAATGTATGCGCCAATCGCAATGATTGCCGGCAATCCGAGCGACGTGAACCAGAACATCGGATCGTTGTAGCTCGTGGCTTCAACCCTTTGAGAATTCTTCTCGCCCCTAAATGTAGTGATTGCGATGGAAAGCCAACCTGCTCCCGTCAGCGCGAGCCAGACAGCGTCCGCCGGGACGCTGAAGGAGACGAGGCCTTAGAAATATCCTGCCAAGGGAGTGGCAACGCCTACCGTGAAACACGCCGTAGACGGGCGATCCAGCGAATTGGCCAGAAGCTTCGTCCGCTCGTTGTCTATCAGACTCACAGCCCCTCCGCCGCTGCCTCCGCGAGCCGCGCCGCGTAGCGGGCCATCGTATCGATCTCGAGGTTCACCAAATCGCCAACCCTGCGTTCGCCCCATGTGGTGACCGTGAGCGAGTGGTGGATCAGGAGCACGTCGAACTCGTCGCGGCGCACCTGATTGACGGTCAGCGACGTCCCGTCGAGACAGACCGATCCCTTCGGGGCGATGAATTTGGCCAGATGCGCCGGCGCGCGCAGGCGGAAACGCACCGCCTCGCCCTCCTCCTCGCGGGCGACGATCTCGGCCATGCCATCGACATGGCCCGAGACGATGTGGCCACCCAGCTCGTCGCCGATCTTCAGCGCCCGCTCGAGGTTGAGCCGTGTCCCTTCGACCCATGCGTCGGCGGTGGTCAGCCGCAGCGCCTCCTCCCAGGCCTCGACCTCGAACCAGCGGGCGTTCGAGCCAGTTTCCGGCAAGGCGACTACGGTCAGGCACGGGCCGGAACAGGCGATCGACGCGCCGATCTCGATCGAGGCCGGATCGTAGGCGGTTTCGATGCGGAAGCGCTTTCCCTTCGGCAGCGGCTCCACCCTGGCGACGCGGCCGACATCGGTAACAATGCCCGTGAACATCAGTCCCTCACCCATTCCCAATACTGGTCGAGGCCGTAGCGCGCCTCGCGCACCAGTCGAAAGCCGGCCGGAACCGTCTCGGGCGTGATCGGCGCGCGGATGCCGTCCTCTCCGATGGCGTTGGGCCCGCGGAACAGGACGATGCGGTCGACGACATCATCCTCCAGGAACATCCGCGCGGTCGCTGCGCCGCCCTCGACCAGCACCGTCGAGAAGCCGCGGCCGGCGAGGTCTTCCAGCAGTTCCGGCAGCGCGATGCGGCCCTGATGCGTCTCGGTCGGCAGGAAGCGCACGCCCAGCATCTCGAGCGAAGAGCGCCTGACCGGGCTCGCCTCCGGACCGACGGCGAGATAGAGCGGCAGCGAACGCGCGGACAGAGCGAGCTTCGACATCATCGGCAGCTTTGCCTCGCGGTCGAGCACCACGCGCACCGGCGAGCGGTCCTCCAAGCCCGGCAACCGGCAGGTGAGTTCGGGATCGTCGGCCTCGACGGTGCCGATGCCCACCAGGATCAC
It encodes:
- a CDS encoding MFS transporter, with protein sequence MAIVGSAAPIAISMGALAGHYLLDADKSLASAPVTGYNIGVALGALPAAAVLRKVGARSGFMFGTIVTALGGVIGTAAIFGGNFWIFVAGLLIVGLGGAFVQQLRFAAADDAPAAFKARAISFVLAGGVVTAILGPQIVIFTRELFAPVMFAGSFAAIVGLAAVGAVILSFLRSHAHARANAQPVADDARPLLEIVRQPQFAVALLCAVSTYALMSFVMTGAPLAMVGCGFSPDEATLGISWHVMAMFAPSFFTGRLITRYGAEKIVALGLALLIVCGVIALSGIALWQFWTALILLGLGWNFGFIGATAMVANAYRPSEKGRAQGFHDFVLFSTVAFGSLMSGITYNAYGWDMLNWVIFPVSLICLVALGWLVAQRRRQITA
- a CDS encoding NYN domain-containing protein; its protein translation is MTDESTIRRARLALLIDADNVRADYLPIIVREASALGTITVKRVYGHFASSSMNSWQSLVHQHALTPVHVPPAAVGKNATDMKLAIEAMDLLHRGQVEGFCIASSDSDFTTLASRIREDGTAVYGFGEQKASVGWVRACDRFFYCDLLLKEEKGGAKEPEKPKARVPVDDILVAIEDLSDEDGWAYLGPVGQMLNKRLPDFDPRNHGFRKLSDLIASLKAVEMKREKGGGPVQIRARVS
- the ribH gene encoding 6,7-dimethyl-8-ribityllumazine synthase; this encodes MAGTSDHGKAFATPERAHILVIEARFHDALADALLDGATSALKEAGATFDVITVPGALEIPAVISMALDAAEEGGTDYDGYVALGTVIRGDTYHFDIVANESSRALMDLAVDESLAIGNGILTTENEEQAWARARKSDGDKGGFAARAALTMIAIRERLGA
- the nusB gene encoding transcription antitermination factor NusB gives rise to the protein MSADAKPQSAPRAANKRGAARLAAVQALYQMDVAGTGLLEIASEYEAFRLGKEIDGQVYREADAQWFRAILAGVVENQKTVDPVIRQSLTEDWPLSRLDSTLRAILRAGVYELMKREDVPVAVIVSEYVDIAKAFYSEDEPKLVNAVLDRVARRVRGEGRGKDA
- a CDS encoding riboflavin synthase — translated: MFTGIVTDVGRVARVEPLPKGKRFRIETAYDPASIEIGASIACSGPCLTVVALPETGSNARWFEVEAWEEALRLTTADAWVEGTRLNLERALKIGDELGGHIVSGHVDGMAEIVAREEEGEAVRFRLRAPAHLAKFIAPKGSVCLDGTSLTVNQVRRDEFDVLLIHHSLTVTTWGERRVGDLVNLEIDTMARYAARLAEAAAEGL